Proteins from a single region of Pseudomonas fulva:
- a CDS encoding non-ribosomal peptide synthetase encodes MSALTGFRISPQQARAWRDARHTAAATAGSCLVVEVAQAPSAAEIDARLHAMAEREEILRTVLHAVPGMALPIQVIEEQPRVTFAAEDWRDADAAQRAARLSKSTLQAGSVLSVHYVRIGDERWWLCLEGAASALDLSSLALIAGELLGAAQAERLQYVDYAEWKNGLLEDEADGQAMRFWQQMRTESAPLQLHGLQAAGNGQACQPALHTLAGLPAHAELQALASRVELNLDELLFAAWCVLLARLSGQQRIQLGWHDAGRGEGLEQALGLFEQCLPVQVEVDLQTPLASQAAALLAPLHQARGWRDHYDSEQSCALYFAWRELKVSGNLGTPVIATSFQPPFALGLECHAGSDATLELRLAYDRTCFDATAIACLEEQWTRLLQGLCTQDSTLGALPLLGPHQEQSLQASATSAEVRDASVLALLEERAQANPDAPALVDGGGLTRYGELLAQVDTLARRLRAAGVQSGDVVGILMRRERQAIVAMLAALKAGAAYLPLDPAYPGERLSYMLDNSSAGLLLTTQALQDSVTSSVPTLLLDAASEMAGADAEPLPAVSGEQTAYLIYTSGSSGQPKGVPISHAALSRSTQVRMAFYPEPVQAYLLLSSLSFDSSVAGIYWTLCQGGLLVLPASGEELDLEVLAALIERHRVSHSLSLPSLYETLLDYCDAATLAHLRTWIVAGEPCIPRVLDKHRNKVGHAQLVNEYGPTEATVWATAEVLSDAAPGAATISIGRPIPGMGLWLLKEHGQPAAIGEPGEIHLGGPTLTSGYLGLPEQTASAFVHYPHIASGQRLYRTGDLARRHVDGRLDFLGRRDQQIKIRGHRVERGEIERVLQSHSEVREAVVIAQVQEGSARLIAYFTDRHGYVPEAQALSSFINDRLPSYMVPAAFVHLSAMPHTPNGKLDLNALPDPDDLVAASAAYVAPRDEMETALAAICQQVLKRERIGVQDNFFQIGGDSILSLQIVSRANQQGIRLSAKQIFESETIERMAQVATRGAPESEAPVTATAEGARAAGTAADFPLADLDDAAFGDLLAELNSTD; translated from the coding sequence ATGTCGGCTCTGACAGGTTTTCGCATCTCTCCACAACAGGCCCGGGCCTGGCGCGACGCCCGGCACACCGCAGCGGCCACTGCCGGCAGCTGCCTGGTCGTCGAGGTGGCCCAGGCTCCGTCGGCCGCCGAGATCGACGCACGGCTGCACGCCATGGCCGAGCGCGAGGAGATCCTGCGCACCGTGCTGCATGCCGTGCCCGGCATGGCCCTGCCGATTCAGGTGATTGAGGAGCAGCCGCGCGTCACCTTCGCCGCCGAAGACTGGCGCGACGCAGATGCGGCGCAACGTGCTGCCCGCCTGAGCAAGAGCACGCTGCAAGCGGGCAGCGTGCTCTCGGTGCACTACGTCCGTATTGGGGATGAGCGCTGGTGGCTGTGCCTCGAGGGCGCCGCCAGCGCCCTGGATCTGTCCAGCCTGGCCCTGATCGCCGGCGAACTGCTTGGCGCGGCCCAGGCGGAACGTCTCCAGTACGTCGACTACGCGGAATGGAAGAACGGCCTGCTGGAGGATGAAGCCGACGGCCAGGCCATGCGCTTCTGGCAGCAGATGCGCACGGAGAGCGCCCCCCTGCAACTGCACGGCCTGCAGGCGGCCGGCAATGGCCAGGCGTGCCAGCCGGCATTGCACACCCTCGCCGGATTGCCGGCGCACGCCGAACTGCAGGCGCTGGCATCCCGTGTCGAGCTGAACCTGGACGAGCTGTTGTTCGCCGCCTGGTGCGTGCTGCTGGCTCGGCTGAGCGGGCAGCAACGCATCCAGCTCGGCTGGCACGATGCCGGCCGTGGAGAGGGCCTGGAGCAGGCCCTGGGCCTGTTCGAGCAGTGCCTGCCGGTGCAGGTGGAGGTCGATCTGCAAACGCCATTGGCCTCCCAGGCCGCCGCCCTGCTCGCCCCCCTTCACCAGGCCAGGGGTTGGCGCGATCATTACGACAGCGAGCAATCCTGTGCGCTGTATTTCGCCTGGCGCGAACTCAAAGTATCCGGAAACCTCGGCACGCCGGTCATCGCCACCAGCTTCCAGCCACCCTTCGCGCTCGGTCTGGAATGCCATGCGGGCAGCGACGCAACGCTGGAGCTGCGCCTGGCCTATGACCGCACATGCTTCGATGCCACGGCCATCGCCTGCCTGGAAGAACAATGGACCCGACTGCTGCAGGGGTTGTGTACGCAAGACTCCACTCTCGGGGCCCTGCCCCTGCTCGGCCCCCACCAGGAACAGAGCCTGCAAGCCAGCGCCACATCGGCAGAGGTACGCGATGCAAGCGTGCTCGCGCTGCTCGAAGAACGTGCCCAGGCCAATCCCGATGCCCCGGCACTGGTCGATGGTGGAGGTCTGACCCGCTATGGCGAGCTGCTGGCCCAGGTCGACACCCTGGCTCGGCGCCTGCGCGCCGCGGGCGTGCAAAGCGGCGACGTGGTCGGCATCCTCATGCGGCGCGAGCGCCAGGCCATCGTCGCCATGCTGGCCGCCCTGAAGGCCGGCGCAGCCTACCTGCCCCTCGACCCGGCCTACCCCGGCGAGCGCCTGAGCTACATGCTCGACAACAGTTCGGCGGGCCTGCTGCTCACCACCCAAGCGCTGCAGGACAGCGTCACCAGCAGCGTGCCCACCTTGCTGCTGGACGCTGCCAGCGAGATGGCAGGCGCCGATGCCGAGCCACTGCCGGCTGTCAGCGGCGAGCAAACCGCCTACCTGATCTACACCTCGGGCTCTTCCGGTCAACCCAAGGGCGTGCCGATCAGCCATGCTGCCCTGAGCCGTTCGACCCAGGTGCGCATGGCCTTCTACCCCGAGCCGGTGCAGGCCTACCTGCTGCTTTCGTCGTTGTCCTTCGACAGCTCCGTGGCCGGTATCTACTGGACGCTGTGCCAGGGCGGTCTGCTGGTGCTGCCGGCCAGCGGCGAGGAACTGGATCTGGAAGTGCTGGCCGCCCTGATCGAGCGCCATCGCGTCAGCCACAGCCTGTCGTTGCCGTCGCTTTACGAGACGCTGCTGGACTATTGCGACGCCGCCACCCTGGCCCATCTGCGCACCTGGATCGTGGCCGGAGAACCCTGCATACCACGCGTGCTCGACAAGCACCGCAACAAGGTGGGGCACGCACAACTGGTCAACGAATACGGGCCGACCGAAGCCACCGTCTGGGCCACCGCCGAGGTACTCAGCGATGCAGCACCCGGCGCGGCCACCATCAGCATCGGTCGGCCCATTCCCGGCATGGGCCTGTGGCTGCTGAAAGAACACGGCCAGCCGGCCGCCATCGGCGAGCCCGGCGAGATCCACCTCGGCGGCCCGACCCTGACCAGCGGCTACCTGGGTCTGCCCGAGCAGACCGCCAGCGCCTTCGTGCATTACCCGCACATCGCGTCTGGGCAACGCCTGTACCGCACCGGTGACCTGGCCCGACGCCATGTCGACGGCCGCCTGGACTTCCTCGGGCGCCGTGACCAGCAGATCAAGATTCGCGGCCACCGCGTCGAACGCGGCGAGATCGAGCGCGTGCTGCAGAGCCATTCGGAGGTGCGCGAAGCGGTGGTGATCGCCCAGGTTCAAGAAGGCAGCGCCCGCCTGATCGCCTACTTCACCGACCGCCACGGCTATGTTCCCGAGGCCCAGGCGCTGAGCAGTTTCATCAACGATCGCCTGCCCAGCTACATGGTGCCGGCCGCCTTCGTGCATCTCTCGGCCATGCCGCACACGCCCAACGGCAAGCTCGACCTCAACGCCCTGCCCGACCCGGACGACCTGGTCGCGGCCAGCGCCGCCTACGTGGCGCCGCGCGACGAAATGGAAACAGCGCTGGCCGCTATCTGCCAGCAGGTGCTCAAGCGCGAACGCATCGGCGTACAGGACAACTTCTTCCAGATCGGCGGCGACTCGATCCTCAGCCTGCAGATCGTCTCGCGCGCCAACCAGCAAGGCATCCGCCTCAGCGCCAAGCAGATATTCGAGAGCGA